A genomic stretch from Vulpes lagopus strain Blue_001 chromosome 11, ASM1834538v1, whole genome shotgun sequence includes:
- the LOC121472091 gene encoding olfactory receptor 4X1 gives MATPSNVTEIILLGFPPNREVQKTISVLFLLMYITIVLGNGLIVVTVMASKGLTSPMYFFLSFLSFVEICYCSVTAPKLILDSFIERQTISVKGCITQIFFLHFFGGTEIFLLTVMAYDRYVAICKPLRYTVIMNRRVCGLLVGAAWSGGLLHSVGRTFLIFQLPFCCLKVLDHYFCDVHPVLNLACSETFLIGVLIIANGGSISVVSFMGLLASYVVILYSLRTQTSEGRRKALSTCASHIAVVSLFFIPCSFVYMRPCVTLPADKIVAVFYTVVTPLLNPIIYSFRNADMKNAMRRLMGRTVIWEEK, from the coding sequence ATGGCGACTCCAAGCAATGTGACTGAAATCATTCTCTTGGGGTTTCCCCCCAACAGGGAGGTGCAGAAGACCATTTCTGTGCTGTTTCTCCTCATGTACATAACCATTGTGCTGGGTAACGGCCTTATTGTGGTGACGGTGATGGCCAGCAAAGGGCTCACCTCCCCCATGTATTTCTTCCTCAGCTTCCTGTCCTTTGTGGAGATCTGTTACTGTTCTGTCACAGCCCCCAAGCTCATCCTTGACTCTTTTATTGAAAGGCAAACCATTTCCGTCAAGGGCTGCATCACACAgatatttttcctccatttctttggTGGTACTGAGATCTTTCTCCTGACagtgatggcctatgaccgctatgtggccatctgcaagccccTGCGCTACACCGTCATCATGAACCGGCGTGTGTGTGGCCTCCTGGTGGGTGCAGCATGGAGTGGTGGCTTGCTGCATTCTGTTGGGCGGACATTCCTCATTTTCCAGCTGCCCTTCTGTTGCCTCAAGGTCCTTGACCACTACTTCTGTGATGTCCATCCTGTATTGAATCTGGCTTGCTCAGAAACCTTCCTCATTGGTGTGCTGATCATTGCCAATGGTGGCTCCATTTCAGTGGTCAGCTTCATGGGGCTGCTTGCTTCCTACGTGGTCATCCTGTACTCCCTGAGGACACAGACCTCAGAAGGTCGGCGCAAGGCTCTGTCCACCTGCGCCTCTCACATTGCAGTTGTGAGTCTGTTCTTCATACCCTGTTCCTTTGTCTACATGAGGCCCTGTGTCACCCTCCCTGCAGACAAGATAGTTGCTGTGTTTTACACAGTGGTCACACCTCTCTTAAACCCGATCATTTACTCCTTCAGGAATGCTGACATGAAAAATGCCATGAGAAGACTGATGGGGAGGACAGTGATCTGGGAAGAGAAATAG